A region from the Canis lupus dingo isolate Sandy chromosome 9, ASM325472v2, whole genome shotgun sequence genome encodes:
- the LOC112677117 gene encoding olfactory receptor 1L8-like — translation MEKANQASSVSEFILLGLSSQPEDQKPLFILFLTMYLITIIGNLLIILAIHSDPQLQTPMYFFLSFLSFTDICFTTTVVPRMLVSFLSKKTISYAGCLTQMYFIYALGNTDSCLLAVMAFDRYVAICDPFHYVTTMNHRCCVLLVAFSCSLPHFHSLVHTLLLNGLTFCDSNVIHHFLCDLSPLMKLSCSSTFVNEVVIISEGSVVLVTPFLCITLSYVRILIAVLKIPSAAGKRKAFSTCGSHLTVVTLFYGSIFYVYLQPLSTYSARDHIATIVYTVLSSMLNPFIYSLRNKDLKQGLRKLMGRWKS, via the coding sequence ATGGAGAAAGCCAACCAAGCCAGCAGTGTCTCTGAGTTCATTCTCCTGGGACTCTCCTCCCAGCCTGAGGACCAGAAGCCACTCTTTATCCTCTTCCTCACCATGTACCTGATCACCATAATAGGGAATCTACTCATCATCCTGGCCATCCATTCTGATCCCCAGCTCCAGACCCCcatgtatttcttcttgagtttcCTGTCCTTCACTGATATTTGCTTTACAACAACTGTTGTCCCCAGGATGCTAGTGAGCTTCCTTTCTAAGAAGACCATCTCCTATGCTGGGTGTCTGACACAGATGTATTTCATTTATGCTCTGGGCAACACCGACAGCTGCCTTCTGGCAGTCATGGCCTTTGACCGCTATGTGGCTATCTGTGACCCCTTCCACTACGTCACCACCATGAACCACCGCTGCTGTGTCCTGCTGGTGGCCTTTTCCTGCTCACTTCCCCACTTCCACTCACTCGTACACACACTGCTACTGAACGGTCTCACTTTCTGTGACTCCAATGTCATCCACCACTTCCTCTGTGACCTCAGTCCCTTGATGAAATTGTCCTGTTCCTCCACATTTGTCAACGAAGTTGTGATAATATCAGAAGGTTCTGTTGTTTTGGTGACTCCATTTCTGTGCATCACTCTCTCTTATGTACGAATTCTCATCGCAGTTCTTAAGATCCCTTCAGCTGCTGGGAAACGCaaagccttctccacctgtgGCTCTCACCTCACCGTGGTCACACTCTTTTATGGAAGCATCTTCTATGTCTATTTACAGCCCCTGTCCACCTACAGTGCCAGGGACCACATAGCAACAATTGTCTACACAGTTCTTTCCTCCATGCTAAACCCTTTTATCTACAGCCTGAGAAACAAAGACCTGAAACAGGGCCTAAGGAAGCTGATGGGCAggtggaagtcctag